One genomic segment of Devosia sp. includes these proteins:
- a CDS encoding DeoR/GlpR family DNA-binding transcription regulator produces MHETERHRVILAAAQSHPVVTVAELCEVTGSSEATIRRDIAALDEQGRLRRVRGGAEAINPPAQGGLMGRPFSVNETINMTQKRAIARAAAEMCNDGEPIIINGGTTTYQMVHHLTGKRLSVFTNSFAIAEFLIHNSRNSVVIPGGTVYREQNVILSPFGGVVASHFYAKRMFIGCQGIGAHGLMEADPMVVQSELALIGQADELIVLADSSKFSGRSSLILCGLDRIAAVVTDSGIRDEDRQMLETAGVRLVVADAHTQAETTAA; encoded by the coding sequence TTGCACGAAACCGAACGCCACCGCGTCATTCTCGCCGCCGCACAGTCACACCCCGTGGTGACTGTGGCCGAGCTTTGCGAGGTGACTGGATCGTCGGAAGCCACTATTCGCCGCGATATTGCGGCACTGGACGAGCAGGGGCGGCTGCGCCGGGTGCGCGGCGGCGCCGAGGCGATCAACCCGCCCGCGCAGGGCGGGCTGATGGGCCGGCCGTTTTCCGTCAACGAAACGATCAACATGACGCAAAAGCGCGCAATCGCGCGCGCCGCCGCCGAGATGTGCAATGACGGCGAGCCGATCATCATCAATGGCGGCACCACCACCTACCAGATGGTGCACCACCTGACGGGAAAGCGGCTGAGCGTGTTCACCAACAGCTTCGCCATCGCTGAGTTCCTCATCCACAACTCGCGCAACTCGGTGGTGATCCCCGGGGGCACCGTCTATCGCGAGCAGAACGTCATCCTGTCGCCCTTTGGCGGCGTGGTGGCGAGCCATTTTTACGCCAAGCGCATGTTCATCGGCTGCCAGGGCATTGGCGCCCATGGCCTGATGGAGGCCGACCCCATGGTGGTGCAGTCGGAGCTGGCGCTGATCGGGCAGGCCGACGAATTGATCGTGCTTGCCGACAGCTCGAAATTTTCGGGACGCTCGAGCCTCATATTGTGCGGGCTCGACCGAATTGCCGCCGTCGTCACAGACAGCGGTATCCGCGACGAAGACCGCCAGATGCTGGAAACAGCCGGCGTCAGGCTCGTCGTGGCGGACGCGCATACTCAGGCGGAAACGACCGCCGCCTGA
- the rhaS gene encoding rhamnose ABC transporter substrate-binding protein yields MKLWKLLAATATAAVLLATPAMAQTRIALVVKSLGNGFFDAANKGAQEAAAELGDVEVIYTGPTSATAEAQIEVVNSLIAQQVDAIAISANDPDALVPALQRAMERGIKVISFDSGVAPEGRQIHLNPSDIGLIGETIIKLAADYLPEGGDVAILSAASTATNQNAWIEAAKSAIPEKFPNINLVSVVYGDDDSVKSTEEARGLIAAYPDLKAIIAPTTVGVVAAAQVVTDQNLIGQINVTGLALPSEFKQFIDNGASQAVALWNPIDLGYSAVYLAKALVDGEEAAPGATFSIGKVGEVTLDDTNAAAMAAPFQFDASNIEEFSKIY; encoded by the coding sequence ATGAAACTCTGGAAACTGCTTGCTGCCACGGCAACTGCTGCCGTTCTCCTCGCCACCCCGGCCATGGCCCAGACCCGCATCGCGCTGGTCGTCAAATCGCTGGGCAACGGCTTCTTCGACGCCGCCAACAAGGGCGCCCAGGAAGCTGCCGCCGAACTGGGCGATGTCGAGGTGATCTATACCGGCCCGACCTCGGCCACCGCCGAGGCGCAGATCGAAGTCGTCAACTCGCTGATCGCCCAGCAGGTCGACGCCATTGCCATTTCGGCCAATGATCCCGACGCCCTGGTGCCGGCCCTGCAGCGCGCCATGGAACGCGGCATCAAGGTCATTTCCTTCGACTCCGGCGTTGCCCCCGAAGGCCGCCAGATCCACCTCAATCCGTCCGATATCGGCCTGATCGGTGAAACCATCATCAAGCTGGCGGCCGACTACCTGCCCGAGGGCGGCGACGTCGCCATCCTCTCGGCCGCCTCGACCGCGACCAACCAGAATGCCTGGATCGAAGCCGCCAAGTCCGCCATTCCGGAAAAATTCCCGAACATCAACCTGGTCTCGGTGGTCTATGGCGATGACGACTCGGTCAAGTCGACCGAAGAAGCACGCGGCCTGATCGCAGCCTATCCGGACCTCAAGGCCATCATCGCTCCGACCACGGTCGGCGTAGTTGCCGCCGCCCAGGTGGTCACCGACCAGAACCTGATCGGCCAGATCAACGTCACCGGTCTCGCCCTGCCGTCCGAGTTCAAGCAGTTCATCGACAATGGTGCGAGCCAGGCGGTGGCGCTGTGGAACCCGATCGACCTGGGCTATTCGGCCGTTTACCTGGCCAAGGCGCTGGTTGACGGCGAGGAAGCCGCGCCCGGCGCAACCTTCTCGATCGGCAAGGTGGGCGAAGTGACCCTGGACGACACCAATGCGGCCGCCATGGCTGCCCCGTTCCAGTTCGATGCGTCCAACATCGAAGAGTTCTCCAAGATCTATTGA
- a CDS encoding bifunctional rhamnulose-1-phosphate aldolase/short-chain dehydrogenase: MSTAPKRLENKWDDAKAASMSEPERLVYRSNLLGSDKRVTNYGGGNTSSKIMQKDPLTGQEVEVLWVKGSGGDNASIKLDGFATLYMDKLRALKGLYRGVEFEDEMVGYLPHATFNLNPRASSIDTPLHAYVNRPFVDHMHPDAIIAIAASKNSKELTQQIFGDTIGWLPWKKPGFELGLWLEKFCLDNPDAKGVVLESHGLFTWGDTPKQCYETTIAIINQAIEWFETQTVGKTIFGGAAVQSLDADARRAVAARLMPRIRGFISEDSHKLGHFDDSPAVLEFVNSNNLRPLAALGTSCPDHFLRTKIRPLVVAFDPANPDVEAVIAGLDSQIADYRADYAAYYERCKHDNSPAIRDPNAVVYLIPGVGMITFAKDKATARISGEFYVNAINVMRGASTVSEYQGLPEQEAFDIEYWLLEEAKLARMPKPKSLAGKIALVTGGAGGIGKATAARLLREGACVVLADIDQTALDSATAELSDVFGKDFVRPVNINVTREEQVLSGFAHAVVEFGGLDILVSNAGLASSAPIEDTSLDLWNKNMDILSTGYFLVSREAFRLFRAQKIGGNVVFVASKNGLAASPNAAAYCTAKAAEIHLARCLALEGAEAQIRVNVVNPDAVLRGSKIWAGEWLEQRASTYKTDKDGLEEMYRQRSMLKRSVFPEDIAEAIYFFASEASAKSTGNIINVDAGNAQSFPR, encoded by the coding sequence ATGTCCACCGCGCCCAAGCGCCTTGAAAACAAGTGGGATGATGCCAAGGCGGCGTCGATGAGCGAGCCGGAACGTCTCGTCTATCGCTCCAACCTGCTCGGCTCGGACAAGCGCGTCACCAATTATGGCGGCGGCAATACCTCGTCCAAGATCATGCAGAAGGATCCCCTGACCGGGCAGGAGGTCGAAGTCCTCTGGGTCAAGGGTTCGGGCGGCGACAATGCTTCGATCAAGCTCGATGGCTTTGCCACGCTCTACATGGACAAGCTCAGGGCTCTGAAGGGGCTCTATCGCGGCGTCGAATTCGAAGACGAGATGGTGGGCTATCTCCCGCACGCCACCTTCAATCTCAACCCGCGCGCCTCCTCCATCGATACCCCGCTCCACGCCTATGTGAACCGGCCCTTTGTCGATCACATGCATCCCGATGCCATCATCGCCATTGCCGCCAGCAAGAACTCCAAAGAACTGACGCAGCAGATTTTCGGCGACACCATCGGCTGGCTGCCCTGGAAGAAGCCGGGCTTTGAACTCGGCCTGTGGCTGGAAAAGTTCTGCCTCGACAATCCCGATGCCAAGGGCGTGGTCCTTGAATCCCACGGCCTCTTCACCTGGGGCGACACGCCCAAGCAATGCTACGAGACCACCATCGCCATCATCAATCAGGCGATCGAGTGGTTCGAGACGCAAACAGTGGGCAAGACCATTTTCGGCGGCGCGGCCGTACAGTCGCTCGACGCCGATGCCCGCCGCGCCGTCGCTGCCCGCCTGATGCCGCGCATTCGCGGCTTCATCTCCGAAGACAGCCACAAGCTCGGTCACTTCGACGACTCTCCGGCCGTCCTCGAATTCGTCAATTCCAACAATCTGCGTCCGCTGGCAGCTCTGGGCACCTCCTGCCCCGACCATTTCCTGCGCACCAAAATCAGGCCGCTGGTTGTCGCCTTCGATCCGGCCAATCCCGATGTCGAAGCCGTCATCGCCGGCCTCGATAGTCAGATCGCCGACTATCGCGCCGACTACGCCGCCTATTACGAGCGCTGCAAGCACGACAATTCTCCGGCCATCCGCGATCCGAACGCCGTCGTTTATCTGATCCCGGGCGTCGGCATGATCACCTTCGCCAAGGACAAGGCCACCGCCCGCATTTCGGGTGAGTTCTATGTCAACGCCATCAATGTGATGCGCGGCGCCTCGACCGTTTCCGAGTATCAGGGCCTGCCCGAACAGGAAGCCTTCGACATCGAATACTGGCTCCTCGAAGAAGCCAAGCTCGCCCGTATGCCCAAGCCAAAGTCCCTCGCCGGCAAGATTGCCCTCGTCACCGGCGGCGCCGGCGGCATCGGCAAAGCCACCGCTGCGCGTCTCCTGCGCGAAGGCGCCTGCGTGGTCCTCGCCGATATCGACCAGACCGCGCTCGACAGCGCCACGGCCGAGCTCAGCGATGTCTTCGGTAAGGACTTCGTCCGCCCGGTCAACATCAACGTGACCCGGGAAGAACAGGTTCTCTCCGGTTTCGCCCATGCCGTGGTCGAGTTCGGCGGGCTCGACATCCTGGTCTCCAATGCTGGCCTCGCCTCATCGGCGCCGATCGAAGACACGTCGCTCGACCTCTGGAACAAGAACATGGACATCCTGTCCACGGGCTATTTCCTCGTCAGCCGCGAGGCCTTCCGCCTGTTCCGCGCCCAGAAGATCGGCGGCAATGTCGTCTTCGTCGCCTCCAAGAATGGCTTGGCCGCCTCCCCCAACGCTGCTGCCTATTGCACCGCCAAGGCGGCTGAAATTCACCTGGCCCGCTGCCTCGCCCTCGAAGGCGCCGAAGCCCAGATCCGCGTCAACGTCGTCAATCCGGACGCCGTCTTGCGCGGCTCGAAAATCTGGGCCGGCGAATGGCTCGAGCAGCGTGCCTCGACCTACAAGACCGACAAGGACGGCCTTGAAGAAATGTATCGCCAGCGCTCCATGCTCAAGCGCTCCGTCTTCCCCGAAGACATCGCCGAAGCCATCTACTTCTTCGCCTCGGAGGCCTCGGCCAAGTCCACGGGCAACATCATCAACGTCGACGCCGGCAACGCCCAGTCGTTCCCGCGGTAA
- the rhaI gene encoding L-rhamnose catabolism isomerase — MTEHIIDPSVVEAENARVAADLRNDYESLGERLDRRGIAIDDIKAKVAAFSVAVPSWGVGTGGTRFARFPGKGEPRDIFDKIEDCAVIAQLTQATRTVSLHIPWDKADPNRLKQAASRFNLGFDAMNSNTFADAKGQLQSYKFGSLSAAGKATRDQAIEHNLECIEIGKTIGSKALTVWIGDGSNFPGQVNFTTQFEHYLDSVKSIYAALPDDWRLYTEHKMYEPAFYSTVVQDWGTNYLIAKELGEKAFCLVDLGHHAPNVNIEMIVARLAQFGKLGGFHFNDSKYGDDDLDAGSVDPYRLFLVFNELVDAESRYADFHPAHMLDQSHNVTDPIESLMLSAADVQRAFAQALLVDRKSLAGAQNANDALAATQELRKAFRTDVEPILALARMEQGGAIDPLAAYRAAGYRAKVAEIRPEIAAGSSGIV, encoded by the coding sequence ATGACCGAACACATCATCGACCCATCAGTCGTCGAAGCCGAGAACGCCAGGGTCGCCGCCGACCTGCGCAATGATTATGAAAGCCTGGGCGAGCGCCTCGACCGGCGCGGCATTGCCATCGACGACATCAAGGCCAAGGTCGCCGCCTTTTCGGTCGCCGTCCCCTCCTGGGGTGTCGGCACCGGCGGCACGCGCTTTGCCCGTTTCCCCGGCAAGGGCGAGCCGCGCGACATCTTCGACAAGATCGAGGATTGCGCCGTCATCGCCCAGCTGACCCAGGCGACCAGGACCGTTTCACTCCATATTCCGTGGGACAAGGCCGATCCGAACCGGCTGAAGCAGGCTGCCAGCCGCTTCAATCTCGGCTTCGACGCCATGAACTCCAACACCTTCGCCGATGCCAAGGGTCAGTTGCAGTCCTACAAGTTCGGCTCGCTCTCCGCCGCCGGCAAGGCCACGCGCGACCAGGCTATCGAGCACAATCTCGAATGTATCGAGATCGGCAAGACCATCGGCTCCAAGGCCCTGACTGTCTGGATCGGCGACGGCTCCAACTTCCCGGGCCAGGTCAATTTCACCACCCAGTTCGAGCACTATCTCGACTCGGTGAAGTCCATCTACGCCGCCCTGCCCGACGACTGGCGCCTCTACACCGAACACAAGATGTACGAGCCGGCCTTCTACTCGACCGTCGTGCAGGATTGGGGCACCAACTACCTCATCGCCAAGGAACTGGGCGAGAAGGCATTCTGCCTGGTCGACCTCGGCCACCACGCGCCCAACGTCAATATCGAGATGATCGTCGCCCGCCTTGCCCAGTTCGGCAAACTGGGTGGCTTCCACTTCAATGACAGCAAATATGGCGACGACGATCTGGATGCCGGCTCGGTGGATCCGTACCGTCTGTTCCTCGTCTTCAACGAGCTGGTCGACGCGGAAAGCCGCTATGCCGATTTCCATCCGGCCCACATGCTCGACCAGAGCCATAATGTTACCGACCCCATCGAGTCGCTGATGCTCTCGGCAGCCGATGTGCAGCGGGCCTTTGCACAGGCTTTGCTGGTCGATCGCAAGTCACTCGCAGGCGCCCAAAATGCTAACGATGCGCTAGCGGCAACGCAGGAACTGCGAAAGGCTTTCCGCACCGATGTCGAGCCGATCCTTGCCCTGGCCCGCATGGAACAGGGTGGCGCCATCGACCCCTTGGCCGCCTATCGCGCCGCCGGCTACCGCGCCAAGGTCGCCGAAATCCGGCCCGAAATCGCCGCCGGTTCCAGCGGTATTGTTTGA